From one Idiomarina sp. X4 genomic stretch:
- a CDS encoding DUF6279 family lipoprotein, with product MRYLGFTLLALLMLSGCTANIGYQFADTLVEWRVKEYVDLNSEQEETLAKKVDELHLWHARTQIPKYREALFNLRQKVDNKTLEKSDIVEFEQTLLGFWQNLLDRIATETVLINQLSVRQKQQLVERIEEKQSENPILRQLERANEVESDLEDIIGDLTEQQDKLLRDWVANSPSIQEDWLNYRTMWLTEFETVLLTEPTDIGKLSALIKNPKQLRSEALQEKIEQSSDARNTFLWNMYVSLSEKQRKAAVAKADEYIDLLDGITEDFKD from the coding sequence ATGCGCTATCTTGGTTTTACTCTGTTGGCTTTGCTGATGCTATCCGGTTGTACCGCCAATATCGGTTATCAGTTTGCGGATACTCTGGTTGAGTGGCGCGTAAAAGAATACGTAGACTTAAATAGTGAGCAGGAAGAAACGCTTGCAAAGAAAGTCGATGAACTCCATTTATGGCATGCCCGTACACAAATTCCAAAATACCGCGAGGCGCTGTTTAATTTGCGTCAAAAGGTAGACAACAAAACTTTAGAAAAATCCGATATTGTTGAATTTGAGCAAACGCTTCTCGGTTTTTGGCAAAATTTACTCGACAGAATCGCGACTGAAACAGTACTCATTAATCAGCTGTCAGTGAGGCAAAAGCAACAGCTGGTGGAGAGAATTGAAGAAAAGCAGTCCGAAAACCCCATTTTAAGGCAACTTGAACGAGCGAATGAGGTTGAAAGTGACCTGGAAGATATTATTGGTGACTTGACTGAGCAACAAGATAAGTTGCTGCGTGACTGGGTTGCAAACAGTCCATCAATACAAGAAGATTGGCTCAATTATCGGACAATGTGGTTAACCGAATTTGAGACCGTGCTGCTGACTGAGCCAACCGATATTGGTAAATTAAGCGCTCTTATCAAGAACCCTAAGCAACTGCGTTCTGAAGCACTTCAGGAAAAGATAGAACAAAGTAGCGACGCGAGAAATACGTTTTTGTGGAATATGTATGTAAGCTTATCTGAAAAGCAACGCAAGGCGGCGGTTGCAAAGGCCGATGAATACATCGACCTTCTTGATGGTATTACTGAAGACTTTAAAGACTAG
- a CDS encoding flagellar brake domain-containing protein gives MSTKKITELVPGQRIEVQLTNSNVPARFFTEFIGALKDRWLILNMPDARKYSDLRDYIEEAIPVVVRFVLEAGNGEICAFRSDINYIVSHPTKMLFIRWPNEVEYRVIRKGRRFDAFLATVVEGQSSEGANISLKGHVLDVSETGCRVKHELPEGNDKVLWENGSKVDLLIEQKNNRQVTLKAIVRQVKRNDHYELGLQFLGNQKEQINALFSGSLVDIEELSKLEASGNA, from the coding sequence ATGAGCACCAAAAAAATCACTGAACTGGTTCCCGGACAAAGAATTGAAGTACAACTGACTAATTCAAATGTGCCCGCACGGTTTTTTACTGAGTTTATCGGTGCCTTAAAAGATCGCTGGCTTATTCTTAATATGCCGGATGCAAGAAAATACAGTGACTTACGGGACTATATCGAGGAAGCGATTCCCGTCGTAGTGCGGTTTGTGTTAGAAGCGGGTAATGGCGAAATTTGTGCATTTCGGAGTGACATCAATTACATCGTTTCGCACCCAACGAAGATGCTGTTTATTCGTTGGCCAAACGAGGTTGAGTACCGTGTTATTCGAAAAGGACGCCGTTTTGATGCGTTTTTGGCAACGGTTGTTGAGGGGCAATCGAGCGAAGGCGCTAATATTTCTTTGAAAGGTCATGTGTTAGACGTATCTGAAACGGGGTGCCGTGTTAAGCATGAGCTGCCGGAAGGCAATGACAAGGTGCTGTGGGAAAACGGCAGTAAAGTCGACTTGCTTATTGAACAGAAAAATAATCGCCAAGTGACATTAAAGGCGATTGTTCGTCAGGTGAAACGAAACGATCACTACGAATTGGGCTTACAATTTTTAGGCAACCAGAAAGAACAAATTAACGCACTGTTTTCCGGAAGCTTAGTTGACATTGAAGAGCTGTCTAAATTAGAGGCGTCAGGTAACGCATGA
- a CDS encoding LytR/AlgR family response regulator transcription factor, protein MSQRLKTLVVDDEPLARKGLSVRLEAFEELELVAECPTSRVAVDVIVKDKPDLVFLDIQMPGLNGFEVLKAVKEQGDDLPAVVFVTAYDEYAIKAFEVRALDYLLKPVDDERLKECVERVIAEKNTLDAEQHEKLVGLVAEVTGQNAEELLKTLSEGGDIATNQYPEHIAIKDSGEITRVAIKDIKWIDAAGDYMCIHANEDTYILRRTMKELERELSPQLFQRVHRSAIVNVNQVEKLCNQQNGEYHLQLKNGQQLKVSRSYKDKIKQLILGQ, encoded by the coding sequence ATGAGTCAACGCTTAAAAACGCTTGTAGTTGACGATGAGCCTTTAGCACGAAAAGGGCTGTCAGTGCGCCTGGAGGCATTTGAAGAACTTGAGCTAGTGGCTGAGTGCCCAACAAGCCGTGTGGCAGTGGACGTTATTGTAAAAGACAAACCGGACTTAGTGTTTCTTGATATACAAATGCCCGGACTTAATGGTTTCGAGGTATTAAAAGCAGTTAAAGAGCAGGGCGACGATTTGCCAGCCGTTGTCTTTGTTACTGCTTATGACGAGTACGCCATTAAAGCATTTGAAGTCAGAGCACTAGACTACCTGTTAAAGCCAGTAGATGACGAACGTCTCAAAGAGTGTGTTGAGCGTGTTATTGCGGAGAAAAATACACTTGACGCAGAGCAACATGAAAAGCTTGTTGGTCTGGTGGCGGAGGTTACGGGTCAAAACGCAGAGGAGCTCCTGAAAACGCTGTCTGAGGGGGGCGATATAGCAACAAACCAATATCCCGAGCACATTGCCATTAAAGACAGTGGCGAAATTACAAGGGTCGCCATTAAGGACATTAAATGGATTGATGCTGCTGGCGACTATATGTGTATCCATGCGAATGAGGATACCTATATTCTGCGGCGCACTATGAAAGAGCTGGAAAGAGAGTTAAGCCCACAGTTATTCCAACGCGTACACCGCTCTGCTATTGTTAATGTTAATCAAGTCGAGAAACTGTGTAACCAACAAAACGGTGAATACCATTTGCAGTTAAAAAATGGTCAGCAACTGAAGGTGAGTCGCAGTTACAAGGACAAAATTAAACAGCTGATTTTAGGTCAGTAA
- the pyk gene encoding pyruvate kinase, translated as MLRRTKIVTTLGPATDSKDTLRSLIQAGANVVRLNFSHGNAEDHKKRASMVREIAAELNAHVAILGDLQGPKIRIARFKNDYVNLNAGDQFTLDAEMPKDAGDEHAVGLDYKQLPEDVAPDDILLLDDGRLQLKVTEIEGSKVHTVVTIGGTLSNNKGINRQGGGLSAAALTEKDFADIKTAAEIGVDYLAVSFPRSGDDINQARHLLRNAGGKGLLCAKIERAEAVASEHALDDIIRASDAVMVARGDLGVEIGDAQLVGKQKLIISRARQLNRVVITATQMMESMIENPMPTRAEVMDVANAVLDGTDAVMLSAETAAGKHPIATVKAMAEICLGAETHPSAKLDHKDLEEVFSSITEATAMSAMYAATHLSGVAAIVALTESGFTAKLMSRITSHLPIFSLSRHAESRNKSAMYRGVYPINFDSTKTENPILEAVAVLKSQGHLKAGDLVILTHGDVMETVGSSNTCKIIEVS; from the coding sequence ATGCTTCGACGTACCAAAATTGTAACCACCCTTGGTCCTGCCACAGATTCAAAAGACACCCTAAGGTCACTGATACAGGCTGGCGCTAATGTGGTTCGCCTTAATTTCTCTCATGGCAATGCAGAAGATCATAAGAAACGGGCGTCTATGGTTCGCGAAATAGCTGCCGAGCTAAATGCCCATGTCGCTATTCTTGGTGACCTGCAAGGACCTAAAATTCGTATCGCCCGTTTTAAAAATGACTACGTTAATTTAAACGCGGGCGATCAGTTTACGCTTGATGCTGAAATGCCCAAAGACGCCGGTGACGAGCATGCCGTTGGGCTAGACTACAAACAGTTACCAGAGGACGTTGCACCGGACGATATTCTCTTACTTGATGACGGCCGTTTACAGCTCAAAGTAACGGAAATTGAAGGCAGTAAAGTTCACACGGTAGTAACCATTGGTGGCACCCTGTCGAACAATAAAGGCATTAACCGTCAAGGCGGCGGACTTTCCGCGGCTGCATTAACCGAAAAAGACTTCGCCGACATAAAAACAGCGGCTGAAATTGGTGTCGACTATCTCGCGGTTTCATTCCCTCGTAGTGGCGACGATATTAACCAGGCGCGTCATTTGCTTCGTAATGCCGGTGGTAAAGGCCTACTTTGTGCAAAAATAGAACGCGCGGAAGCTGTTGCCAGTGAACATGCGCTGGACGATATTATTCGCGCTTCGGATGCCGTTATGGTTGCCCGTGGTGACTTAGGGGTAGAAATTGGTGACGCTCAGCTGGTGGGTAAACAAAAGCTTATTATTTCCCGTGCACGCCAGTTAAATCGTGTTGTTATTACGGCAACACAAATGATGGAATCGATGATAGAGAATCCAATGCCTACTCGAGCCGAGGTTATGGACGTTGCCAACGCCGTGCTTGACGGTACCGATGCGGTTATGTTGTCTGCGGAAACTGCTGCGGGGAAACACCCTATTGCCACAGTTAAAGCCATGGCGGAAATATGTCTCGGCGCCGAAACTCACCCGTCAGCCAAGTTGGATCATAAAGATCTGGAGGAAGTCTTCTCGAGCATCACCGAAGCCACAGCGATGTCAGCAATGTATGCTGCAACACATTTAAGTGGCGTCGCCGCTATTGTCGCATTGACCGAGTCAGGGTTTACTGCAAAGCTTATGTCGCGTATTACCTCGCACTTGCCAATTTTTTCGTTATCGCGTCACGCTGAAAGTCGCAATAAGTCGGCCATGTACCGCGGTGTTTATCCCATTAATTTTGACTCAACCAAAACCGAAAACCCTATTCTTGAGGCCGTCGCAGTTTTGAAATCTCAAGGGCATCTAAAAGCCGGTGACTTGGTTATCCTGACTCACGGTGACGTCATGGAAACCGTTGGGTCAAGCAATACCTGTAAGATTATTGAAGTGAGCTAG
- a CDS encoding sensor histidine kinase: MKQLLNQWQMLMENRNRFFWLLQAGGWIGYALVNYIGSLMHEMRDIYTLIIILGAYAGFLLTIPLRYFYRRIWEMAPPLMVLIAIVASYVISVLWAIIDNATYWEIYKFGFRPDSPFFYLKNSLAKFYIILSWSGLYFGIKYYQMLQEEKQKALLASSMAHQAQLKMLRYQLNPHFLFNTLNAISTLILIKDSDKANKMVNKLSRFLRFSLDNDPIKKVPLEKEIDALLLYLDIEKVRFDEQLEVDISMGEETRQALVPSLICQPLIENSIKYAIAQVEGVGKITIRSRKVGDDLEIIICDNGPELESDPNKLFRKEGVGLNNTQQRLKSLYGKSFTFNMSRNEGSGLCVTMVIPFETLEKV, from the coding sequence ATGAAGCAGTTGTTGAATCAGTGGCAAATGCTGATGGAAAATAGAAACCGATTTTTTTGGTTGTTGCAGGCGGGCGGTTGGATTGGCTATGCGTTAGTGAATTATATTGGCTCACTGATGCATGAAATGCGCGATATTTACACGCTTATTATTATTCTTGGCGCGTACGCAGGCTTTCTTCTGACGATCCCTTTGCGGTACTTTTATCGTAGAATATGGGAGATGGCACCACCATTGATGGTGCTCATTGCTATTGTGGCGTCGTACGTTATTTCAGTTTTGTGGGCGATTATTGACAATGCCACTTACTGGGAAATTTATAAGTTCGGCTTCAGACCTGACAGTCCTTTCTTTTATTTAAAAAATAGCCTGGCGAAGTTTTATATTATTTTAAGCTGGAGCGGTCTGTATTTTGGTATCAAGTATTACCAGATGTTGCAGGAGGAGAAACAAAAGGCGCTGCTGGCTTCATCAATGGCGCACCAGGCGCAGCTGAAAATGTTGCGTTATCAGCTAAACCCGCACTTTCTGTTTAATACACTGAACGCCATATCGACGCTTATTCTGATAAAAGACTCAGACAAAGCCAACAAGATGGTTAATAAACTCAGTCGGTTCTTACGCTTTTCACTCGACAATGACCCGATTAAAAAAGTGCCTTTAGAAAAAGAAATTGATGCGCTTTTGTTGTACCTGGATATTGAAAAGGTTCGTTTTGATGAACAGCTGGAAGTTGATATCAGTATGGGGGAAGAAACCAGGCAAGCTCTGGTGCCCAGCTTAATTTGCCAGCCGCTAATTGAAAATTCAATTAAGTACGCAATAGCTCAGGTCGAGGGTGTTGGTAAAATAACGATTCGCTCGCGAAAAGTGGGCGACGATTTAGAAATTATTATTTGTGACAACGGTCCGGAGCTTGAATCAGACCCTAATAAATTATTTAGAAAGGAAGGGGTCGGTCTGAATAACACTCAACAACGTCTAAAGTCACTGTACGGTAAAAGTTTTACATTTAATATGAGCAGAAATGAAGGCTCTGGCCTTTGTGTCACCATGGTTATACCTTTTGAAACACTGGAGAAAGTATGA